One Rhodothermaceae bacterium genomic window carries:
- a CDS encoding sulfatase codes for MHSEQLTRRSFLQTMSATAILTGRFQPRNRPNIVMVVVDDLGTSDAGCYGNPVIKTPGLDLLAQHGTRFTHGFCTTASCSASRSVILTGLHNHANGQYGHMHDFHHFKTFDHVQSLPVLLQRAGYRTIRTGKYHVAPPSVYVFEDEIVPEGSSPLERAEACAPVFDQNDSRPFFLYFCTNEPHRPFVRDGSDPVSPEEVLVPDYLPDIPETRAELARYYMSVQRADRGLSRLIELLQQSKVWDQTIVVFISDNGIAFPGAKTTLYEPGMRLPCVIRRPDISPGICDAMITWADLTPTLLDLAGMGTEVPAFHGRSFKDVMVQSSSEGWDEVFASHTFHEVTMYYPMRVVRGRRYKLIWNIAHGLPYPFATDLQASETWQGTLARARSHYGKRPIQDYLHRPKFELYDLEQDPHEVQNLAGDSNYQVILEDFQARLRTHQQRTGDPWILKWEYE; via the coding sequence ATGCATAGCGAACAGCTCACACGGAGATCATTTCTTCAGACGATGTCTGCCACTGCGATACTTACAGGACGGTTTCAACCACGTAATCGGCCTAACATCGTGATGGTTGTCGTAGACGACTTGGGAACCAGCGATGCCGGCTGCTATGGAAACCCCGTGATTAAGACCCCGGGTCTTGACCTGTTGGCGCAGCACGGTACGCGGTTCACACACGGCTTCTGCACCACGGCATCATGCAGTGCCAGCCGATCCGTCATTCTGACGGGTCTCCATAACCATGCCAATGGCCAATATGGTCATATGCATGATTTCCACCACTTTAAGACCTTCGACCATGTACAATCTCTTCCAGTGCTTCTTCAGCGTGCGGGATACCGGACAATAAGAACTGGCAAGTATCATGTGGCGCCACCATCCGTCTATGTGTTTGAAGATGAAATTGTGCCGGAGGGCTCTTCTCCCCTGGAACGTGCCGAGGCTTGTGCACCTGTTTTTGATCAGAATGATTCCCGCCCTTTTTTTCTGTATTTCTGCACGAATGAGCCTCACCGCCCCTTCGTGCGGGACGGGAGTGATCCCGTATCCCCGGAGGAAGTACTTGTGCCTGACTACTTGCCAGATATCCCCGAAACCCGGGCAGAACTTGCGCGCTACTACATGTCGGTTCAGCGGGCAGATCGCGGTTTATCGAGATTGATTGAGCTCCTGCAGCAATCGAAGGTGTGGGACCAGACGATTGTGGTATTTATTTCGGATAACGGGATTGCATTTCCGGGGGCAAAGACAACTTTGTACGAGCCAGGGATGCGTCTGCCATGTGTGATTCGAAGGCCGGATATTTCGCCAGGGATTTGTGATGCGATGATCACATGGGCGGATTTGACTCCGACGCTATTGGACTTGGCAGGTATGGGAACAGAAGTCCCCGCCTTTCACGGGCGCAGTTTCAAAGACGTAATGGTGCAAAGTTCTTCTGAGGGCTGGGACGAAGTATTTGCCTCTCATACCTTCCATGAGGTCACGATGTACTATCCGATGCGAGTGGTTCGGGGGCGCCGCTACAAGCTGATCTGGAATATCGCGCACGGCCTCCCGTATCCATTCGCCACGGACCTTCAGGCATCAGAAACCTGGCAGGGTACGCTTGCGCGCGCGAGGTCACACTACGGGAAACGTCCGATACAGGATTACCTGCATCGCCCAAAGTTTGAGTTATACGACCTTGAGCAGGATCCACACGAGGTCCAGAACCTCGCCGGTGATTCTAACTATCAGGTCATACTGGAAGATTTTCAAGCCCGGCTGCGGACTCATCAGCAAAGGACCGGTGATCCATGGATACTCAAGTGGGAGTATGAGTGA
- a CDS encoding DNA alkylation repair protein, translating to MSNSDAPEWISDLQRRLDDAADTQTKQWFENYLKHAVRYRGVKTPQVAKIVAEWRKLHRLQQLSEEEELDLAVSLIKQEHAEDKFAGTLYIQKYLHKKVEADSLLTKIEDLFCCGAFFDWSTTDWFCVRVLGPAIVRHGQEVAERIAGWREETNLWNRRASIVPFRSVVRDEAYHHLIKSTIAVLVKERERFIQTGIGWVVSDLSKVHPRIAAMLVERHFDDLSVEVIRRHTKYLPNHDSYKTRKRSAK from the coding sequence ATGAGTAATTCCGATGCACCCGAGTGGATTTCCGATTTGCAGCGACGGCTGGATGATGCAGCTGACACGCAGACCAAGCAATGGTTTGAGAACTATCTGAAGCACGCCGTTCGTTATCGCGGTGTTAAGACGCCCCAGGTTGCCAAGATTGTGGCAGAATGGAGAAAGCTTCATCGCTTGCAGCAACTCTCAGAAGAAGAAGAGTTGGATCTTGCAGTGTCATTGATCAAGCAGGAACATGCCGAAGACAAGTTCGCGGGTACCTTGTACATTCAGAAATATCTACACAAAAAGGTAGAGGCCGACAGCTTACTAACGAAAATTGAAGATTTGTTCTGTTGTGGTGCATTTTTTGATTGGTCCACCACGGACTGGTTTTGTGTGCGCGTTCTTGGACCGGCGATAGTTCGTCATGGTCAGGAAGTTGCCGAGCGTATTGCCGGTTGGCGTGAGGAAACTAATTTGTGGAATCGACGCGCGTCAATTGTACCTTTCAGGTCAGTTGTCCGTGATGAGGCATATCACCATCTAATCAAGTCAACGATCGCTGTGTTGGTCAAAGAGCGGGAAAGATTCATCCAGACAGGCATTGGCTGGGTTGTCAGTGATCTGTCGAAGGTCCATCCGCGCATAGCAGCCATGCTGGTTGAGCGTCACTTTGATGACTTGTCGGTCGAAGTCATAAGGAGACATACCAAGTACCTGCCCAATCACGACAGTTATAAGACAAGGAAGCGTAGTGCGAAATAA